Genomic segment of Leishmania panamensis strain MHOM/PA/94/PSC-1 chromosome 20 sequence:
CGTTTTCGCGCCAGCCGTTTCGTCGGTGGGCGGCCCTtaggggtggtggggtggtggtgggggggggggcctgCCGCTTTGCTCGGCGGGCGAGGCCGGGGCCGggtttggggggggggcgggtttcggggaaggggggggtgcgaGCTGCCCCCTGGCGAGGCTCGCAGACGGGCGTTCCGCGCGTCCCGATTTGTGGGTTTTTGCGAACATTTCGGAGGGGTGGGCGGGCGAGCGCGCTGAACAATCTCTTGTGAAGTATGCGGGCACACGGAAGCAAACAGGCAATAACACCAACACACCTGCACTGGCAGAAAGGGACGCTAGAGACGTCGGGACACGACGCCAGGCCACATTAATCACTCTTCACACACGCAGGGGTTGCGGTGTTTTCGTTCATCATGCGGTAACGACGTGAATAGCAACGGAAGAATAACGAGAGCGACACTGTTGCCGCTTTCGCATGCATTTTGTCCTCCAAAGCGGCGGGCgagaacgaggagggaggaaggggggggggcggcgacaatggaaaaggaagaggcgtAGTGTCAGAGCAGCAGTAGAAAAACACCCGTGAAATAAAAACGTGCCAACGTGTCCCCCCTTTTTCAGCGCCCCCAACGCCGAACGAGCCCAACGTAATACAGCAGACAGCGCACTTTCGAGGAGGAACCACACCTACGCATGTGTCCGCCTGCTTACGCCCAtagagagaggacgaggaatgaaaggggagggaggcagggggtggagagagacgcacgcacagaccgAGATCCATGTGGACAGacgcagggagagagagacgaggtgTGCTGGGTGTGGCGTCTCCATATGAAGGGGCGCAGGGGAAGAAAAATAGTGGAGGTGCACTGCCGCCGAAGGAAAGGAGACTGGAGGCGAAACTCATCGCAGGGGGCGCCGAGAGATgcggcgcagacacacacacacacacacacacacacacacacacacacgtacaatagcagctggcgcagcgggtGCGGATGAGTGGTGATGCTGCTACTGTACACATCAACACCTTCctacagctgctgcgacttCTTCGAGTGGTCCACGTTGTGGTCGCGTTTGGCGTTCTGGCTTGGTGCCGGCAGCGCACCCAGGCCCTGGCCGTTGGCGCCGCCGGAGACCTGATGTTGCCTGGCCAGCAAAAGGTCCGAGtagagcggcggcggcagcgacgcaggGACAAatgtctgcggctgcggctgtaACCCCTCGTGCTTTTGGCGTGACATTGGATCCAGCACAGTGGGGCACGTGTTCGGTGTgtaggcagcgctgctgtacgGGCTTGGCAATTCAAGTGGAGTACCCTCCACCGGCATCCCGTACATAACTGGGATGGGCTGCTGTGCCACGCTGAGATGCTCGCCGAAGTCCAGCGGCGTGATCACAAGAGTGAGCGTGGAGCTTTTGCCCTCGAAGGTGCCATGCAAGTTCACGCGCAGTTGCTCACCGCGCACGAAGCGCTGCTCGCCCATCTCAATCCATGCAACTGACACACAACTTTGCGAGAACAGCGACTTGGTCCACAGCTCCACGAACAGGCGGTTGCGGACTGGGTTGGTCGTCTCATAGTGGTACTGGAAGCGGAACCGCTCGCCAAAGCATACTTCACCCGAGCGGTCAGCGTTGGAGAGCTTCGTGCGGATCGCCTGGCCCTGGagacgcacgtacacgcagaATGAACTGCGCAGCGACGTGCCTGTGATCCTTGTCGCGGACAGAACCGAGACATCCACCACAGGCATTGtgacgagagggggagggaaggttCTAACAGACAAGCGAGCGGCAAGGAAATTGAAAAGGATGAATGCGGCGACTACGTCTGCTCAcgaaagagcgaggaggaccaCAAATGAcgcagaaagaaaaagggcgGCACTGGAGAggatgtgggtgtgcgtgtgcagagagaggtTTGCTTCAATGgggtgcgtgtatgcgtgtgtgcagagagacgaaggaggagaggggtatTGGAACGCACTCGTAGTCGTTGCATGACactgcacgtgtgcgttgGCATGTGCTCACCAACATGAAGTAGCGCGCATCGTTGGGAGCAGCCCAAAGGCACGTGTGGGCATCGGTGACTGTGTGGCGACATGCACAACACAGTCGCCTGCGTGTAGGACACGACGCACCCTCACAAGTCcgaagcagagaaaaagagagacacgccCACGCGAGTTCGTGTTGCGCTataagagggagaggggggattCGCTGTACATCATGAATGCCAGGGCCGccaagagaaagggaggtggaagagagtgaggggaggggaggggtcggGCtgggctgaggaggaggctcgAGTGCACAGCGTCATTGCCCCGTCACCACGGACCACTTCCGCTAGATGTCTGCGCATACGTCGGTGAAGTAACTGAGGTAGTACGGAAGAGCAGCGTACTcgtcctgcagcgctgcgagcAGCTCATCGACCCGCAGCGGCGTGTTGGTCGCAACGCCAGTGTCCACCCACGTCGTCATGCGATCCAGTGCAGCCTGCACATTCTCCTGTGTGAAGCCGAACACCGCGAcaggtgtgtgggtggcgcagctgagtGGGATGCAGAGGCAGCCGGCGTCCTCCTGCACGGTGAATCCCTCTCTATCCATCTTAGCAGCTTGCGCTATCCAGTCACGGATGAGGTACGCCTCCGCACTGCTCACCACATCGCCGGTAGCCCCCGTCTGCGCGTTACTGTCGAGCAACATCGTCGAGGTGCCGCTCATTCCTTTCACGGCTGGAACTCGGCGCGGGGCTGCAATCGGCGTGCGCAGTCGATACAATCGCAGGAAGGCGGCAGCCCACCACACCACTGCAGGCGTGGCCAGGAAGAGCCGCGTGAtaggcgccgcgccgcgacTTGACGCTGAGCTCTTGCTACCCTtagcactgctgcggctgctgacgTGGTTGGCTGGGTGTTGGGGAGCTGCGACGGTGCGCAGGGCGTGCTTCACATAGCTTTGGCAGCTGTCGGCGAGGTGCGCGGCCGTCGTAcggcacgcagcgcacacgaCGGGGCGGCGCCCGCTGGCAGCGCCCTCCAGTTTCAGCAGCCGAACCGCCTCTTTGGCGAGGACGTCAGCCGTGTTGTGTAGTTCCCAGGCGCCACGCTCCGCACaggccagcagcaccgccgcgtaGAGGTTCAGTGGGTCCCTGCAAAGgccctccctcgctttgTCGAAGACTGACTCGAAGAAGGTGGTCCAGTGCACCACCTCCGAGAGGAGAGCTTGATGATCTTCCAGCCCCGTTGCCGCTGTCGGCAATGAAGCCGACATGGATGAGGATGTCGAGAGGCTCGGtcggtgcagcacctcctcgacaACGTGAAGCCCGTAGACGACGTGCAGCGACGTTAGCGGCACCACCGACTGCGGACGCCCGCTGAGAAGCACAAGGCTGaacggcagcgcgcgcgaCGTCGAGGCGGCGCCAGCCGGATTGTCGAGCAGGAAGCTGCTAATGAACTCTGAGAACGTGAGAGGCTGCGGCGGTAGCACGTACTGCGGTCCCaccgcgtcgtcgccgtcgccggtgCCAGCATTCTTCTTTGGTGCTGTCGGTTTGCTtgcagcggcgacgtgctCCAATACTTGACGCGCGGCCACCGGCATGCCGACCAGCTGGGTGAAGAGGACTTCTATTGAGCCCAggacgcgctgctgaagcagctgcagggtTCGACTGGGGCACTCGCGTAGCCACGTCACGGCCTCCTGCGTTTGTTGTGCCTCAGCCAAGATGGTGCGCTCCGCATGTACGGCTGCCCCGCTgaacggcggcgctgtcagTCGATCCACGTGTGATCTGCTGCCCTGTGcattggcggcggtgcgcttTGTAGAtatggagagggggggccgCGTCTGCATACCCAGAGTAGGACGCTCGCCGAGGAGGTCGACGGAGGAGTCGGAGAGGGTGCCGGAGGCACGCCCATCACGCTGGTAGAAGCATATGCTTGCTTCTGGGTACATGCGCTCAAAATTTTCTAGCTGAGCactcaccacctcctgctcGGCCGCCTtcaagaggcgctgcgtcaCCTTGGCGGAGCTGCCGAGCATGTCGCAGAAAGTATGCTTGCGGATGTGCCCAAGGGAGGCAATCCGCGTTGCGTCAAGACGTCTCTGCCGGAGGCACAGGGAATGGGGTAACGCAccaaagagagcgagagccgCGCAGCACCGAAGGCGAGGGGAGGCGAAAGGCAAGATGTGCGTACCAACGTGTCGACGTCTGTGTGTCCGTCCTGCGCACCTGTGTGGGTGGTCTGAGACTGAACGACAGCCGCGGAGTGACAGAGGGGTAatggggaggaaaagagggcaCAAGGATGGGGGCCGAGGAAAGCGGATGGGAGAGAGTGCTGCGCATGGGAGAAGTTCCCGCGCTGTACCTGTGCATCTTCCTGGGTActccagcggcactgctgtgccGGCACGCGGGCCATGTCCGAACAGACGCATGGGTGTTTAATCGCACGTGGGGCCAAAGCGATGGTACTCTCACCCCTTTCCCTCACTTGCTTTCTTCCATGCTGAGAGTCTCACACTACCACGGGGAGGGTGAGGACGAACGAAATAAAACGACGCACCAGCGCGCGCGCCAGCAAACGGCATACTCACAGGTGCGAGCAGGCACGTGCGTTGATACGGACCCACAGATCGAGTCGCCTGAAGTGGAGGCTGCTGAGCTGTGCATCTCGTGCACGTCGCCGTGTGTGCCCTCCGGGATGACCACCCACGCAGGGCCGTCGCGGTgcggagaaaggggagaacataaagggggaaagagagagaaaaatacGCTGCGCTCAACCGCTACGCATCCCGCCACCCCCCATACACGACAgagtagagagaggaggagagaggcggcggcggtggcggtggcggtgtgcgtgACGTTGTGGCAGCCCTCCTCACCCAAGCACTGACGCAGTGGCGCATACACAACCCCCGAAGGTGGGCCCACTACCTCGCTAGCTCTCTCCTccgagtgtgtgtgtgtgtgtgtgtgtgtgcgagtatATGcgtcagcgcctccaccactgccgcgccgTGGTTCCAGAAAGATAGAGTGGCCTATGCAGAGAatagaggggaaggggggggggagataaAGGGATACATGCATGAAGCAGAtgcacgtgtgcggcgcCTAGTTGAGTGATTCGTGGCACACCCatgtgagggggagggagagagatggcgggggggggagggagtacACCTTgaagcacctcctctcttctcttcctcccgcCAACAGACTGATGCAccgaggcgcacacgcacatactgCACAAGAGATATAACGATTTGAGGAGGAAATGCCGCTGAGGTGACGACGATAAGTACGCGCCTttgagaagaagggggagggggagaagacagaagagcagagggaggcggtCATCCgcgacctcctcccccttccctcatGTTCCGTGTGCActcgtgcgcctctgcgtgttgttctcacttcccccctctgcccGCACAGCTATGCGGGGAGAGGCAGGCTtatggaggagagaggagaggagacggATACAGCCGCGacaaagggggaggaggtcagTGTGGGTAAAGGCAgatggggaggggcgtgTGCCCGCCTTCTCGACTCTCCCGCCTTCAGCTTAACGCAGTTGCTTTCCAACGCACGTGCGCATGGGAGGAAGAAGCTGGagatgaagggggggggagagagagagagaagggaggttAGGCACAAGTTCATAAACGAATCAgccgtcgttgtcgtctGCGCACGTCATCAACGATGTTCCTCTGTGAGAGAataaaaaggaaaggaagagggaaggaggtaAGTATGAAAtcaagaggagaggggatgggggtggtggtggtgatggcggccTTGATGACTTGA
This window contains:
- a CDS encoding hypothetical protein (TriTrypDB/GeneDB-style sysID: LpmP.20.5650) translates to MLGSSAKVTQRLLKAAEQEVVSAQLENFERMYPEASICFYQRDGRASGTLSDSSVDLLGERPTLGMQTRPPLSISTKRTAANAQGSRSHVDRLTAPPFSGAAVHAERTILAEAQQTQEAVTWLRECPSRTLQLLQQRVLGSIEVLFTQLVGMPVAARQVLEHVAAASKPTAPKKNAGTGDGDDAVGPQYVLPPQPLTFSEFISSFLLDNPAGAASTSRALPFSLVLLSGRPQSVVPLTSLHVVYGLHVVEEVLHRPSLSTSSSMSASLPTAATGLEDHQALLSEVVHWTTFFESVFDKAREGLCRDPLNLYAAVLLACAERGAWELHNTADVLAKEAVRLLKLEGAASGRRPVVCAACRTTAAHLADSCQSYVKHALRTVAAPQHPANHVSSRSSAKGSKSSASSRGAAPITRLFLATPAVVWWAAAFLRLYRLRTPIAAPRRVPAVKGMSGTSTMLLDSNAQTGATGDVVSSAEAYLIRDWIAQAAKMDREGFTVQEDAGCLCIPLSCATHTPVAVFGFTQENVQAALDRMTTWVDTGVATNTPLRVDELLAALQDEYAALPYYLSYFTDVCADI
- a CDS encoding hypothetical protein (TriTrypDB/GeneDB-style sysID: LpmP.20.5640); protein product: MPVVDVSVLSATRITGTSLRSSFCVYVRLQGQAIRTKLSNADRSGEVCFGERFRFQYHYETTNPVRNRLFVELWTKSLFSQSCVSVAWIEMGEQRFVRGEQLRVNLHGTFEGKSSTLTLVITPLDFGEHLSVAQQPIPVMYGMPVEGTPLELPSPYSSAAYTPNTCPTVLDPMSRQKHEGLQPQPQTFVPASLPPPLYSDLLLARQHQVSGGANGQGLGALPAPSQNAKRDHNVDHSKKSQQL